The Trichocoleus desertorum ATA4-8-CV12 genome window below encodes:
- a CDS encoding transposase yields the protein MKQTLTLACKLQPTPEQSAKIDALLKAFADACNFANQTVKPSVTSKTTIQNLVYQQLREQFGLSANQAVRVCARVGANRKTAKLKDRPVKAFKPTSADYDARIFAFREKDWTVSLTLLDGREHIKLDVGNYQQGKLKGRKPTSAQLCKHRDGFHYIHIQLTDEAPEPIKSDKVIGVDFGRREIAKTSTDRGWDAKQLNGIRDRFSKVRTSLQIKASKGTRSTRRRARSILKRLSGREGRFQQWLNHSISASIIREAKQLNAIIAIEDLTGIRDRTNQQPRNKTERRRSNSWAFYQLRQFLEYKGIKEGVKVVLVNPAYTSQTCNQCLHIGLRTDKKFKCGNCGWHGDADLNGAKNIAALGLSVTQPRGSELFCSLERAVSGLLKAPSL from the coding sequence ATGAAACAAACTCTGACATTGGCTTGCAAGCTTCAACCCACTCCTGAACAAAGCGCTAAAATCGACGCATTGTTGAAGGCGTTTGCTGACGCTTGCAATTTTGCAAATCAGACCGTCAAGCCATCCGTAACCAGCAAGACCACGATTCAAAATCTGGTTTATCAGCAGTTGCGAGAACAGTTTGGGTTGAGTGCAAATCAAGCTGTTAGAGTCTGTGCCAGGGTTGGAGCAAACCGTAAAACCGCAAAACTGAAAGACAGGCCAGTAAAAGCATTCAAGCCAACATCGGCTGATTACGATGCGCGGATCTTTGCTTTCAGAGAAAAGGATTGGACGGTTAGCCTGACGCTTTTGGATGGAAGAGAGCATATCAAACTGGATGTTGGCAATTACCAGCAAGGCAAATTGAAGGGACGTAAACCCACTTCTGCCCAACTGTGCAAACATCGTGATGGCTTCCATTACATCCACATTCAACTGACTGACGAGGCTCCTGAACCTATCAAGTCTGACAAGGTGATTGGTGTCGATTTTGGTAGACGCGAAATTGCTAAAACCAGCACCGACAGGGGTTGGGATGCCAAACAGTTGAATGGTATTCGGGATAGGTTTTCTAAAGTTAGAACGTCTCTCCAGATCAAAGCCTCGAAAGGCACAAGATCTACTCGCAGACGAGCGAGGAGTATCTTGAAACGGCTGTCGGGCAGAGAGGGACGTTTTCAGCAATGGCTGAACCATTCCATCAGTGCATCCATCATCCGTGAGGCAAAGCAGCTTAACGCCATCATCGCCATTGAGGATTTGACAGGCATTCGAGACAGAACGAACCAGCAACCCAGAAACAAAACCGAAAGGCGGCGTTCTAACAGTTGGGCATTCTATCAACTGCGTCAATTCCTTGAATACAAAGGCATCAAAGAAGGTGTGAAAGTTGTTTTGGTCAATCCTGCCTACACGAGTCAGACCTGCAACCAGTGTTTGCACATTGGCTTGAGGACTGACAAAAAATTCAAGTGTGGGAATTGTGGATGGCATGGTGACGCTGACTTGAATGGGGCCAAAAATATTGCTGCTTTGGGGCTGTCGGTAACGCAGCCTAGAGGTTCGGAATTGTTTTGTTCGCTTGAGCGGGCAGTCTCAGGGCTACTGAAAGCCCCGTCGCTTTAG
- a CDS encoding TIGR02652 family protein, producing the protein MMTHGLQYPIFGPEIQCPHCRQTIPALTLTDTYLCQRHGAFESDPQTGELVHLQSGRHWRQWNNEWYRQHTHPDGIRFEIHEALDRLYTQGYRATRVIIAQRYKDLISAYLERSTPWRGQTDSAKPRLYGLPVEFSPSPEEDPCWDVINFDLEKEPGAPVRYPYFRLFE; encoded by the coding sequence ATGATGACTCATGGCTTACAGTATCCAATTTTTGGTCCGGAGATTCAGTGCCCGCACTGCCGTCAAACCATTCCGGCCCTAACCCTGACAGATACTTATTTGTGTCAGCGGCACGGTGCCTTTGAATCAGATCCCCAAACAGGCGAACTGGTTCACTTGCAGTCAGGACGTCACTGGAGGCAGTGGAACAACGAATGGTATCGTCAGCACACGCATCCAGACGGCATTCGCTTTGAAATCCACGAAGCGTTAGATCGGCTTTACACTCAAGGCTATCGGGCGACTCGCGTCATCATTGCCCAACGCTATAAAGATTTAATTAGCGCTTATTTAGAACGCAGCACTCCCTGGCGGGGTCAGACAGATTCAGCCAAACCTCGGCTTTACGGTCTGCCCGTAGAGTTTAGTCCTAGCCCAGAAGAAGACCCTTGCTGGGATGTGATTAATTTCGATTTAGAAAAAGAGCCAGGTGCTCCGGTTCGTTATCCCTATTTCCGTTTGTTTGAGTAA
- a CDS encoding bifunctional folylpolyglutamate synthase/dihydrofolate synthase — MDLKEKASDVVLPEDNQQTLNVDALLNRFGSFGVHLGLERIHRLLANLGNPHQQVPILHVAGSNGKGSVCAYMSAVLAEAGYRVGRYTSPHLVDWAERICLNEQPISPEAFAQVLQQVEAAIAPDQPSPTQFEVITAAMWLYFAQQQVDIAVVEVGLGGRLDATNVCDRPLVSVITSISREHWQRLGPTLADIAGEKAGILKPNCPAVVGPLPPDAQAVVEKRIAELNCPAVWPQPAIEIQPGWAAVATIANLFSSKSKIQNPKSKIEYPLPLPGAVQLSNSALAIATLQILQQQGWEIPDEAIISGIAKTKWPGRLQWLTWRGHRLLVDGAHNPAGAEALRQYVDRHGDQLGQVYGDRSIVWVVGMIGTKDHEEVLQALLRPNDQLHLVPVPDHEPVDLDQLTDLAQRICPQLVACETYPDLELGLQAATQNAKGAGDQPTPGALVVLAGSLYLLGDFFKRFQQDLGAV, encoded by the coding sequence ATGGATTTGAAAGAGAAAGCGAGCGATGTGGTTCTACCTGAGGACAATCAGCAGACGCTAAACGTGGATGCTCTGCTCAACCGCTTTGGTAGTTTTGGGGTGCATTTGGGCTTAGAGAGAATCCATCGGCTTTTGGCAAACTTGGGTAATCCACATCAGCAAGTCCCCATCCTTCATGTGGCGGGATCGAATGGGAAAGGTTCTGTTTGTGCTTATATGTCGGCTGTGCTTGCAGAAGCTGGGTATCGGGTGGGTCGCTATACCTCGCCACACTTGGTAGATTGGGCCGAGCGAATTTGCCTGAATGAGCAACCCATTTCACCAGAAGCCTTTGCACAAGTTTTGCAGCAAGTAGAAGCCGCGATCGCCCCTGACCAGCCTTCGCCAACGCAGTTTGAAGTGATCACTGCGGCCATGTGGCTCTATTTCGCTCAGCAGCAAGTGGATATTGCCGTCGTTGAGGTGGGCTTAGGGGGGCGCTTGGATGCCACCAATGTTTGCGATCGCCCCTTAGTCAGCGTCATTACTTCTATCAGCCGGGAACATTGGCAACGCCTTGGCCCTACTCTCGCAGACATCGCCGGAGAAAAAGCTGGCATTCTCAAGCCCAACTGTCCTGCTGTCGTTGGCCCCTTGCCCCCAGACGCCCAAGCGGTTGTCGAAAAACGGATTGCAGAGCTGAACTGTCCTGCTGTTTGGCCGCAACCCGCGATCGAAATTCAACCCGGTTGGGCCGCAGTTGCCACTATTGCGAACTTATTCAGCTCAAAATCCAAAATCCAAAATCCAAAATCCAAAATCGAATATCCGTTGCCGCTTCCAGGCGCAGTGCAGTTGAGTAACTCCGCTTTGGCGATCGCCACATTACAAATCTTGCAGCAGCAGGGTTGGGAGATTCCCGATGAAGCCATTATTAGTGGCATTGCTAAAACGAAATGGCCCGGACGGCTCCAGTGGCTAACTTGGCGAGGGCACCGTTTGCTAGTCGATGGTGCCCACAATCCGGCGGGAGCTGAGGCGTTGCGGCAATATGTCGATCGGCATGGCGATCAACTTGGACAGGTATACGGCGATCGTTCCATTGTTTGGGTGGTAGGCATGATCGGCACCAAAGATCATGAAGAGGTGCTGCAAGCCTTATTGCGCCCTAACGATCAATTGCATCTAGTGCCCGTCCCAGATCATGAGCCTGTGGATCTCGACCAGTTAACTGATTTAGCACAGCGGATTTGTCCCCAATTAGTGGCTTGTGAAACTTATCCAGATCTAGAGTTGGGGCTACAAGCCGCGACCCAAAACGCCAAAGGGGCAGGCGATCAACCTACCCCTGGTGCTTTAGTTGTATTGGCTGGTTCGCTTTACTTGCTAGGTGACTTCTTTAAGCGATTCCAGCAGGATTTGGGTGCTGTTTAA
- a CDS encoding VOC family protein, translating to MHHASIRTANIHRAIAFYEQLGFVVNERFTTGYTLACWMEGLNGRIELIQIPQPRPVADAFNDEHYTGYYHLSFDLTSTTVDLPEWLENLQAKFLAAAETQPEQISPLKVLLEPNQQMIGDRVYEVAFIADADGLPLEFIRVMTHE from the coding sequence ATGCATCACGCATCTATTCGGACTGCCAATATCCATCGGGCGATCGCGTTTTACGAGCAATTAGGGTTTGTCGTTAACGAACGATTCACCACAGGCTACACCTTGGCTTGCTGGATGGAAGGCTTGAACGGACGGATTGAATTGATCCAAATTCCGCAACCGCGTCCAGTGGCTGATGCTTTTAACGACGAGCACTACACCGGGTACTATCACCTCTCCTTTGACCTCACCAGTACCACTGTAGATTTGCCAGAGTGGCTGGAGAATTTACAAGCAAAATTTTTGGCGGCAGCGGAGACTCAGCCAGAGCAAATTTCACCCCTCAAGGTGCTGCTAGAACCAAACCAACAAATGATTGGCGATCGCGTCTATGAGGTTGCTTTCATTGCCGATGCGGATGGCTTACCCCTCGAATTCATCCGGGTCATGACTCATGAGTGA
- a CDS encoding gamma carbonic anhydrase family protein codes for MGNVAIASGASIWFGAVVRADVERIEIGICTNVQDGAILHGDPGKPTILEDYVTIGHRAVIHSAHIEPGCLIGIGAIVLDGVRVGAGSIVGAGSVVTKDVPPRSLVVGVPAKRLRELADEEVADLIEHARRYERLALVHAGKGTDIGFTQAPA; via the coding sequence ATGGGTAATGTAGCGATCGCTTCTGGGGCCAGCATTTGGTTCGGTGCTGTCGTACGAGCTGATGTCGAGCGGATTGAAATTGGCATCTGTACCAATGTTCAAGATGGCGCTATTTTGCATGGTGATCCTGGCAAGCCCACGATCTTGGAGGACTACGTGACCATTGGGCATCGCGCCGTCATTCACAGTGCTCATATTGAGCCAGGTTGCTTAATTGGGATTGGGGCGATCGTGCTGGATGGGGTGCGCGTGGGGGCAGGCAGCATTGTGGGGGCAGGTTCGGTCGTGACCAAAGATGTACCCCCGCGATCGCTCGTGGTGGGGGTTCCCGCTAAGCGACTGCGCGAACTTGCAGATGAAGAAGTGGCTGACTTAATCGAACATGCCCGTCGTTACGAAAGATTGGCCCTGGTTCACGCAGGCAAAGGCACTGATATTGGCTTTACCCAAGCACCCGCTTAG
- a CDS encoding CapA family protein: protein MAYSNRVYQPSVLELAREGNVRAIAYWLNSYLAPQGIYASIRPLRSNCLHITVEFDRIPERERLVRFICHRLCKLNLAFIEGVQIAARFTDESQVLWQQSVRLVHTARRQKRSHSPSNRASAVAKTHSVKQLLDQRVYLKLARSLLLSGSAVAAFVLGCLLSYNETPTTPTIASANGQRPESTLTTAASKRSNTIRAALETVPVVKHQNLLNPSDPAVTLMFGGDVTLSDAFEDLVGEDYNWAFADMKEYRQADVAMVNLENPLTDATTPLPDKQFNFKADPESVEVLSNGGVDIVTLANNHAMDYEASGLMETLETLDQAGIHHIGAGRDIKEARRPEILEVKGQRIAYLGYYDADLHAADMTTAGTNSTRKDRIAEDIRAIRKQVDWIVVNYHWGEELAEYPADLQIQLAHHTIDVGADLVVGHHPHVLQGAEIYKGRPIAYSLGNFIFGGNSRSDYDTAVLKVALRDKQMKVEFLPVEVTQYQPRIVSGDRGEQILNQLRERSSLFDQPMPSTVILDAQTSKVVAPGESEVFSEPLPSPDATNVAPSPLTAPQTTSPDSFITAPDAAPNDLPPEFPSDTSTPLNSQPAFPPDTAPDIAPSYNSPDFPNSEPTDNWQPLPSQPPVDSFSQPTNTPFSEPTTEPFSQPTTAPSFDSGDDPGDGSFNDTTEPIDSELNRSNPSFNDEPSETNTETNRDTNSETTTEPESGYTYPHRQEPDDYWQPLTPDPAELPDELTPNDAAPDPSAPLNSQPTGEPFTAPQDTSEPSDSSPFNDDPSRPLNESPSSPSPSDNLEPFTAPADTPIENTYPPSNSEPSPGPSAPPSNNLKPFTTSPENPADDSTEVESQPLEIPTTAPSDRLEPFITNPAETVPTAPATDPDLQQGNSSPDPVPTVPPPEQPPRPKQSLRERIALLEHEASTTLTPSATIPAPVPMPSSQLLLDAPVTSPVTELP from the coding sequence ATGGCTTATTCTAATCGTGTCTATCAACCTTCTGTGCTGGAGTTAGCACGAGAAGGAAACGTCCGAGCGATCGCCTATTGGCTGAATAGCTACTTAGCACCTCAAGGGATCTACGCCTCAATTCGACCCCTTCGTTCCAATTGCCTGCATATTACGGTGGAGTTCGATCGCATCCCAGAGCGCGAGCGCTTAGTCCGCTTCATTTGCCATCGCCTCTGCAAGCTCAACCTAGCTTTCATTGAAGGGGTACAAATTGCTGCCCGCTTTACTGATGAGAGCCAGGTTTTGTGGCAACAGTCGGTTCGTTTAGTCCATACCGCTAGACGCCAAAAGCGATCGCACTCCCCATCCAACCGCGCCTCAGCCGTGGCTAAAACACATTCAGTCAAACAACTCCTAGACCAGCGTGTCTACCTCAAGCTAGCCCGCTCCCTCCTCCTCAGTGGTTCTGCCGTGGCAGCTTTTGTCTTAGGTTGCCTGCTCAGCTACAACGAAACGCCTACCACACCCACGATCGCCTCTGCCAACGGACAAAGGCCAGAATCTACCCTCACCACTGCTGCATCCAAGCGATCCAATACGATCCGTGCCGCATTGGAAACAGTTCCAGTCGTGAAGCACCAAAACTTACTCAACCCCTCCGATCCAGCCGTTACTTTGATGTTTGGTGGTGATGTCACCCTGTCCGACGCCTTTGAGGATTTAGTCGGCGAAGACTACAACTGGGCCTTTGCTGATATGAAGGAATATCGCCAAGCGGATGTGGCGATGGTAAATCTCGAAAATCCTTTGACTGACGCTACCACCCCGCTACCAGATAAGCAATTTAACTTTAAAGCTGATCCTGAATCAGTCGAAGTGTTGAGCAATGGCGGCGTTGATATTGTGACGCTAGCCAACAATCATGCGATGGATTACGAAGCGTCTGGGCTCATGGAAACGTTGGAGACGCTAGATCAAGCGGGGATTCATCACATTGGAGCTGGCCGAGATATTAAAGAAGCTCGTCGCCCAGAAATTCTAGAAGTTAAGGGACAGCGGATTGCTTATCTGGGTTACTACGACGCGGATCTCCATGCCGCAGACATGACCACTGCGGGCACCAATTCTACCCGTAAAGACCGAATTGCTGAGGATATTCGAGCAATCCGTAAGCAAGTGGACTGGATCGTGGTGAATTACCACTGGGGCGAGGAATTGGCTGAATATCCGGCAGATTTGCAGATTCAGTTAGCCCACCACACGATTGATGTAGGAGCCGATTTGGTAGTGGGGCACCATCCTCATGTCCTCCAAGGGGCAGAAATTTATAAAGGACGCCCGATCGCCTACTCTCTCGGTAACTTCATTTTTGGCGGTAATTCTCGCAGCGATTACGATACGGCTGTACTAAAAGTTGCCTTGCGTGACAAGCAAATGAAGGTGGAGTTTTTGCCTGTCGAGGTGACGCAATATCAACCCCGGATTGTGTCAGGCGATCGCGGTGAACAAATCTTGAATCAACTTCGCGAGCGATCGAGCCTCTTTGATCAACCCATGCCATCTACGGTCATTCTCGATGCTCAAACTTCTAAAGTAGTTGCTCCAGGTGAATCCGAGGTTTTCAGCGAGCCATTGCCTAGTCCTGATGCAACCAATGTGGCTCCATCGCCTCTAACCGCACCTCAGACCACATCTCCGGACTCTTTTATCACTGCTCCAGACGCAGCCCCTAATGATCTGCCCCCTGAGTTCCCCAGCGACACTTCTACACCGCTGAATTCGCAACCTGCCTTCCCGCCTGATACCGCGCCCGATATTGCACCCAGTTACAACTCTCCTGACTTCCCCAACTCAGAGCCTACAGACAACTGGCAGCCTCTACCGTCTCAGCCTCCGGTTGACTCTTTCTCACAACCGACAAACACACCTTTCTCGGAACCGACAACTGAGCCCTTCTCACAACCGACAACTGCACCATCGTTTGATTCTGGGGATGATCCTGGGGATGGTTCATTTAACGACACAACTGAGCCGATCGATTCTGAGTTAAATCGCTCAAATCCATCGTTCAATGATGAGCCCTCAGAGACAAACACAGAGACAAACAGAGACACAAACTCGGAGACAACCACAGAGCCTGAAAGTGGTTACACTTACCCCCATCGTCAAGAACCGGATGACTATTGGCAACCCCTAACACCAGACCCAGCAGAGCTACCTGATGAGCTTACTCCCAATGACGCTGCTCCAGACCCCAGCGCCCCTCTCAACTCGCAACCTACCGGAGAACCTTTTACTGCACCTCAAGACACTTCTGAACCTTCCGATTCATCACCCTTTAATGACGATCCTTCTAGACCACTCAATGAGTCACCTTCTAGTCCTAGCCCTAGCGACAATTTAGAGCCTTTTACGGCTCCGGCGGACACACCTATAGAGAATACCTATCCGCCTTCAAATTCTGAGCCATCCCCTGGGCCATCAGCTCCCCCTAGCAATAACCTGAAGCCTTTTACCACCTCTCCAGAAAATCCCGCTGATGATTCGACTGAGGTGGAATCACAGCCATTGGAAATACCAACAACCGCACCGAGCGATCGCTTAGAGCCTTTCATCACTAATCCTGCCGAGACAGTCCCGACTGCACCCGCTACAGATCCGGATTTACAGCAAGGGAATTCCTCACCTGACCCTGTACCCACTGTGCCTCCACCCGAACAGCCGCCGCGTCCGAAACAGTCTCTACGAGAGCGCATTGCCCTTCTAGAGCATGAAGCTTCTACAACCCTCACCCCATCCGCGACAATTCCAGCTCCAGTTCCAATGCCTAGTAGCCAGCTCTTGCTAGATGCACCTGTAACGTCTCCAGTGACAGAATTGCCGTAG
- a CDS encoding photosystem II protein Y, whose translation MDFRVVVVLLPVIVAGSWAAFNIAKAALAQIQGFLAK comes from the coding sequence TTGGATTTTCGTGTGGTGGTAGTTTTGCTGCCCGTTATTGTGGCTGGAAGCTGGGCAGCGTTCAACATTGCCAAAGCTGCCTTGGCTCAAATTCAGGGCTTTCTGGCTAAGTAA
- a CDS encoding queuosine precursor transporter, with protein sequence MPKRSRNFSSASPTPPERYSGWFLLVVVLFVTCLIVSNIIATKLVSLQGQVVTAAIVIFPISYICGDVLTEVYGYRQARLAIWLGFLCNLIAVLAIWLGQQLPPASFWDGQASYERILGNTPRLLLASFLAYLVGEFVNSFVLAKMKVATQGRWLWMRTIGSTIVGQGLDSLIFVTVAFLGTIAPAAMVSTIATQWLLKTVYEAIATPLTYIVVNFLKQTEHIDVYDYDTSFNPLAWSETAEQKPD encoded by the coding sequence ATGCCGAAGCGTTCTCGCAACTTCTCTTCCGCATCTCCTACTCCACCAGAGCGTTACTCGGGGTGGTTTTTGCTCGTGGTGGTTCTATTCGTGACCTGCTTGATTGTGTCAAACATTATCGCCACTAAGCTAGTGAGCCTGCAAGGCCAGGTTGTGACTGCTGCGATCGTGATTTTTCCGATTAGCTATATCTGCGGGGATGTGCTCACTGAAGTGTATGGATATCGGCAGGCACGTCTAGCAATCTGGTTGGGGTTTCTGTGCAACTTAATTGCCGTGCTTGCCATTTGGCTCGGCCAACAATTACCACCCGCCTCGTTTTGGGATGGACAAGCTTCATATGAGCGGATTCTGGGAAATACACCTCGATTACTGCTGGCTTCGTTTCTAGCCTATCTGGTAGGGGAATTTGTCAATTCTTTCGTGTTAGCCAAGATGAAAGTTGCCACGCAGGGACGGTGGCTTTGGATGCGAACCATTGGTTCCACGATTGTAGGGCAGGGGTTGGATTCGCTAATTTTCGTCACTGTGGCCTTTCTCGGCACGATCGCGCCAGCAGCAATGGTTTCGACGATCGCAACACAATGGCTGCTGAAAACTGTTTACGAGGCGATCGCGACCCCTTTAACCTACATAGTGGTGAACTTCCTCAAGCAGACCGAGCACATTGATGTCTACGACTACGACACTTCCTTCAACCCGCTGGCATGGTCCGAAACAGCCGAGCAAAAACCTGATTAA